TGCCTCCCACCGCTTTGGTCTGGGAGCCACCAGGACACTGCTCCAGTGGCCTCTAGGGCCACGCAGAGGAAGGCAAAGGGACACTGCAGCCAAGCCCTGGCTCTCTGCCATCACCATCATGTCAGCACTGTTGTCACGCTCTGTCAGCCTGAGGACACCCTGGTCCCTCCCACTGTGCTCTGGGCACAGGCTGTCCCCGAGGCAGGGGGACCTACTGCCCAGTTCAGACCCTTCTGGGATGTGATCTCTGCTGGAATGgggagcccaggctgctgctggatcGAGTCCCTGTGCTAAGCTGGTGTGTGGCATGGCCCAGCATAGCACAGGACTGCACCAGTCCTCACCTTCTTTTCAAACTCTTCTCCCTGCTTCACCTCACGGGGGTATCCGTCGATCAGGAAGCCCTTGGACACGTCTGCTTTGGCCACCATGGCGTCCCGCAGCATGTCCAGCACCGTGTCCTGGAGCGGGGAGGACAGAGCTGCTACGGCTGATATGGGACAACAGGACTCCCACACAGCacccccagtccctgctgcaaACCCGGCCCTGGGATGGCAGGGCCAGAGATGCCTGGGCCATGTGCCAGCCGTTACTGTGGTGGCCCCACTGACACCCCCGCACACCCCACCACGTGGCAGCTGGCGGCTGGTAGGGACTTACCAGGGGCACCAGCTCTCCCTTCTCCATGATGGCCTGCAGCTTCTTGCCCCGCTCCGAGCCCGAGCTGACCTCTGCCCGCAGCAGGTCCCCCGTGGACAGGTGGGTGTAGCCATACTTCTGCACGATCTTCTCACACTGTGTCCCTTTCCCCGAGCCGGGGCCACCTGCAAGGCACGTGTGCGCCCCGAGCCATGGGTAAGGAGAGGGAGGGGTACACGGGAGCAGCAGCGCAGACTCACGAGTCCTCAGAGCTCAGTGACATGTCAGTTGGTGTCCCCAAGCCCAGCACCAAGCGGATGGACAGAGCTCCTCTTGAGGTTGCCCAAATGCTTGAGGGTGGCATGGGCTGCTGGGAATTGGCATATGGGCACCACACCCTGATGGCACCCAGGGCATCACCACCCAGGGGTTTGTCACATTACCTCCCAGGGATTTGTTGTCACATCAACCCCCAGTGGTTTACTGTCACATCAACCCCCAGTGGTTTACTGTCACATCACCCCAGATGCTGCCACCCCATGCCTGGCCATCCCACAGTGCCTGGGAATAGCCCAGTCAGCCTCCAGCCCTGTTTCCCCAGCCTAGAGGTACAGAGAAAAGGCCTGAGCTGACCccaccagtgacaggaccccgACACAGACTTACCCACCACAAAGATGATTTTGTGCTGCTTgagcttttctgaaaaaaagaaaggaaaaaattatcaaaagccaaaaggtCCATCAGGGAgtgaggtgtccccagggggtGCCAAATCCAGGGCAGGCATCCCTGGGGATACAGGGGACCGATCCAGGAGAGTCCTGGGGGGAAGATGGAGAGGGAAGCAGACGTGTGTCCTGGTcacctgggcaggctgggatgTCTGGCCACGTCTGACACAAAGACCCCATGGCACCTTGGCCatggggctggaattccagtgcCACATGGTGTCCCAGAGGTGGTCATTGTCCATGGCTCcactgcaggcagggactgGCCTCATCCATCCCTGTGGCTGGCTTCTCACCCCGCTGGGCTAACTGGGGCCGtggcaggctcagcttggcaCGGCCACCTCGAGCACCTGGCACAACCCCGGCAGTCCCTGGACCCCAGCATCGGTCCCTGGACTGGTGGCCGACGTGCAAGTGGCACTGAGTGCCCCGTCCCCTGCCCAGCACGCTGGCACAGGGTTCTCACCACCTGTGGGATCTGTGCACCAGCCGTGGTGTGGGGTGGTGCCAGGGGGTGATACCGAAGGGGGAAGCAGAGCTAAAAATAAAGttgagctgctctggggccaCTTTCCCATCTCCTGATTACGGCTGGATGAAATTTCAACTCCTTGGCACCCAGcactccccagagctggggacgGAGCCAAGTGTCTGGCAGGGACCAATGGGATGTGGGGCATGTGGGGGGGCTGGAGGGACATGGGGGATGGACAGAAGGGAGGGAGGCAAGGACACAGGGGCACGTGGAGGGGGGGAATGCAAAGAGGACCAAGGGCTGCACGAAATGGGGACAAATGCAGGGGgaacagaggggacagaggcagggagggaaggggaatgCAGAGGGGGTGGATGCAGGGGGGCCAAGGGGATGGATGCAGGGGGGACCAAAGGGGTTGGATAAAAGGGGGACAGGGGCATGCAGAGGGGATGGATGCAGGGGGGACAAAGGGGGTTAATTCCAGGGGGGATTGATGCAGGGGGCAACCAAGGAAAAGGATACAAGGGAGACAGGGAGATGCAGGGGGAGTGGATGCAGGGGACGCAGAGGGGACAGATGCAGTTGGAATGCATGCAGGGAGATGGATCGCTCACCTGCCGACATGCTGCCGTGGTCCAGGCACAGAAGCACTTAAGGCTGCCAGGAAAGAGCAGGATAAACAACTCAGCACATCAGGTCACCAAGAGTCTGGGAAGAAAAAGGGTCTCCCTTTTTGGCCATGATGGTGCCCAgctccaaggccaggctggggggaTGGGACGGAAGACACAACTCCTGGCTCGGCCCTGGAACAGGGAGCTGAGAGATCTCTGCTTCTGCGGCCATCACTCACCTGGTTCCCAGCAGTCACCCTCCGCATCCGGCTGCGGTAAGGGCATCCCCATGCCGGGTGACGCGTGGTGACGTTGCCGGcttcctcccctgccctgcccacatCCCAGTGCCTGGGGTGCTGCCTGACAGCAGGAAACCCGCTTGGGATGCCCGGTGCCACCACAACACCAAGTGATGGAGgctgcacccccagctccccacgGGCTGGTTTTAGGGGGGTGTCCTAAGGAGGGGGTTGCAGCACCCCATTGCACCCCCAGGACCTCCAGGGCGTGTTTGGCCACCCCACCTGCCCACACCCAGCCCCGCAGCAGCTGACCTGCTTGGCCACGGTGCGTCACCCCAAACCGGCTGGACggggtgcagggagggggcATCCCGTGGCCAGAGGAGCCCGTAGCCGCTGACAGGTCGTGTTACAGCTCGAAAGGGCAGGGGCTAAGAATGGCCGGACTGAAACCGGCACCGGGTCACATCCCACCAGCGCTGCGGGGACAAAGTCCTGAGATGTCCCCCAGGGGGTTTGGGGAACGCAGGACCCCCGGGTCCCTAATTGTGGGGGTGCTGACACCTAGGACAGCTGGCGCCAGTCTTGGTGGGGTGACAGGGGGCTgcgggcagccccggccctCAGCGCCAGCTGCGTGCCTGACCCAGTGCGGTGCCGCTGCCACGGGGGCAGGTGAGGGGGACGTGCAGGTGACCGGCCCAGAGGCGATGGGGGTGCGCTGACCCGCTCGGGTCGGGGCTGGGGAGGCGCTGCACGGTGGCCTTGTGACTCCCCAGCACGGTGGCCTTGTGACTCCCCAGCACGGTGGCCTTGTGACTCCCCAGCCAAGGCTCTTGCGGGCTGCCCCCCGGGGTGCCCCCAGCGATCTCAGCCCACCGCCAGCTCCAACCCACCCCTCCCATTCCATCGGCAGCCGCCAGCCCCTCCCTGGGACCCGAGCTCCCGGGCCGGGCTGCTCCAGCACCGCTGCAGTGCCCCCGTCACCCCTCGCAGGCGCCAAGCAAAGCCCCCCGCGCTGCTGCGCTGCCCCGGGCCCGCGGGTCCCGCACTGCCCGGGTCCGCACTGCCCCGGCCCCGTGTCCCGCACTGACCTGGCCCGGGGTCCCGCACTGACCTGCTCCCCGGGTCCCGCActggcccggccccgccgccgcccgggcccGCCGGTACCGCTATTTATAGACCACGGCGGCGCGCGGGGCACGCCGGGAGCGCGCGGCACCGGCGGCGCGAGCGAGCGGCgcggggggacagggagggacgAGCGGGGACGAGGCGGCGGCACGGCCGTGGCACGGCGGTGGCACGGCGGGCCCTGCGCCCGCCCGCACGGGCAGGGGCGGGGAGGACGCGGTTCAGCCCTGCCCGGCTCGGGGGTGCGGGTCCGCCTGCGAGGGGAGCCCCCACCCTGCCGGCTCTGGGGTCTCCGCGCCTCCGCCCCCAGCTCCTCGGAGGGGAATGCTTTTCGCGTCACTGTCCACATGTCGCCTCCCCTTTTCTGCCCCCTTTCCGTTCTCATGGCCCCATCCCTATCCCTagtgcccatccctgtccccaatgtccccattcctgtcctTACTGTCCCGGTCCTTGTCCCTAATACCTTCATGCCCCTATCCCATCCCTACGTCCATCCCTAATGTCCCCATCCAATCCTCATGTCCCCATTCCTATCCCTACTGTCACAATCCTTGTCCCTAATGTCCTTATGTCCCCATCCCGTCCCACACCCCCACCCCCAGCTTACACCCCCCTCTCCCTCAGCTCCAGGGGTGTAAAACCCCGGGAGTGTTGTGTCCTTGTTAACATCTGCTCAGTGAGAGATGCCGAATTCCAAAGCCAATagtacagattttatttaacaataaaatgtgaggtagagaaagaaatagaaaagagggATTGTGCGTGTGGGGGAGAGAGATCGGTCAAACAGAAGATTGTCACCACCCGTGGATCCCTCAGCATCCTGTTGGTCCTTCTTCACCCTGGTCTTTGTGGTGAGGGGGTCCCAAGGTTGTTGAAAACTTCTcactatttatacatttttgcAAATGAAGGCATTAATGCTCATTGGCTACACAGTTCCTTTATTCCATTGGTTAGAGGATTCCCTCTCTTCTAATGCTAATTAATCCCATGCTGTCTCTCTTCCCGTGAGTCTGTGGTTTCGATCTCCCCCTGCCAGAATTACCTTCTACCCAGCTGGAGCTGATCCCATCCACCACTTACCTGGCTGGCTTTCCTTGTGGATTCTTCGTGTCGTTATCAGTGACACATTCTTCTCCCCCAGTTTTGTTCACCACCCCTAGTCTGAGATAATGCTCTGACAATAGTACCGCCTTTCTCTTATCTCAAATTCCTCTTACAAATTCAGCAGGGGGAAGAGGGGCTTCTGTGGTTGCAGATGCTGTCTATCCCTTAAGTTGGGGTGATCTGTTTGACCAGTGCTATGTGAATGAGCAGCTGCCCCTCCACAGCTTGTCTGGATGTGTTACCCAGGATGTGCCAGGCCCAGAGCCAGTGCCAACGTGCTGCTCCCTTCTGTGCCCATCTCATGGCAAAGTCCTTCTGTGGCACCAGACTTTGAGACAGGCAACAGTGATCTCCCAGTCCTCGCACTTacctgcccttcctcctcctctgtggctgcagagacCCTGTCCCAAGATCCTGAGACCCCCAGGGCACCTGGCTGGGGGGGACACAAGCTCTGACTGTCACTGTCAGAGCTGGAGTCAGTCAGGGACTGGACATGGATCCCACCTGGACATGCTGGTCACCTTGCTGCACCCTCCTGTGTGCCCAGGGACAGTATTGCCACTGCCATCATCCCCAAAAACCCGTCCAGAGCCAGGGCTCAAGGTAACAGACTGCAGCAATATTTATTCCTGTACAAACAATTACAAAACATGGATGCCCCActgcttcccccagcactgagccccccaaaaccccagccacagccagagggaaactgaggaaTGGATTCCTGCCAAGACTCAGCACCCAAACACGTCATATTTAGGTGCTTTCCCCAGATCAacttctctgctgctgaaaaattaGTAAcaaagtcctgtcccagcctctGGATGCCAAGAGGCACCACTGCCCCCCACTGCCTGCCCACTTCTAAATTGTTTATAAGCAGCTACTGGTCCTTTGTTTCCACTaatgagcagcccctgcccactcCTTCGTCCAGGAAACCCAAGTAGAAACCCCAGGATTagaagcagggagaaaaaaaaaggccaaaacccccaaaaagctcccaaaaatcccaccttTCAGTTAGAAAAGGTTTTGGCAGTGTGGGGGCAGTggtgctgggaggggctggtgtttttggggtgctgggacagggagggtgGTAATGTCACCCCCATGGGGTCCCACCAAAAACTGTGGGAAGCATGACTGAGGactgggatgtggggctggggatggtgggGGGGGCTGAGCTCCAAGAGGGGGTCTCCTCACCCAGACCGTTAGGGGAAAGACCCCAGAAGTGGTGCAAACCAAAACTGAGCCGAGGAGTCCTGGAACCCCCTTACAGCCTCACAGGGGCTGCAAGGTGCATGGACCAGGATGGGGCAGGATATCATGGCCAAATATCCTGCACATGGAGGGGGCACACCCCATATCTTACATTCACCACCTGGCCCCCAAAAAACAGCTCAAAAACCCAACACATCCCAGGTGCAAGGAGCCACCACGCACAACAGCAGTGGTCCTGTGGGAGGCAGCTGGTGGCGTCTGATGCCAGGATCCCACCactcccatccatcccagctgcaggggTCTGCCCAGCAGGCATGGGGCAGCCCCTAGGTCCAGGTGGGGTGGGAGAAGGTGATGTTGTAGAGGCCGGCCCAGCTGGCAAAGACCCTCTTCTCAGTGATGAAGCGGTGGTGGTTGCCCCTGCGGCTCCGCTCGTTGTGGATGTAGGTTGTGCACTCGTCGGGGCCCTTCGGCTCGTAGTAGTGGTAGGGCAGGCGGCGGGGTGGGGGGTGGCGGCTGCAGTGGGGAAAGAAACATTGGGTGAGCCCCCATGGTGGGGTCAGGGCGCTGGGGTGGGGGCCTGGGGGTCTCCTCACCCGCAGTAGCTGGGTGGCACCATGCCATAGACGTGGATGGCGTCGCACAGCTCCACCGCGATCACCATGGTGAACCAGCCGGTGCTGAGCCACGAGCGAGACTTCTCcctggggaggaaaaacaaCAGGAAGGATGACAGGGGTGAGGTGATGCAGATAATGGAGTCCCCCTTAGTGTCCCCAGCAtgccccagggacccccagctcAATGCTGCAGCCCATGAAGCAGCTCCAAGAGTCAGCTCTGTCTTGGGAACCTGGAGAAAGGAGGACACAGCAGAAGAGGTGGCTCTGAGGTACCTGTCCTTCCCTGTCTCCCCCCGAAACAGGTCATCAAACTGCTTCATGCGGCCGGGGGAGACGACGTAGGCTGTCATGTTGGGGAACGAGGCGCAGACGCGCTGGATGATCTTCAGAAGGCTCTTTTGCATCTTGGTGGGCGGCCCCCAGAAGATGAAGATGGTCTCTGGGGTTTTGTTGACGAACTCTTGGGGCCGCTTGAGGACACGGTAGAGGCTGGAGTGGGCCACCACGCGGAAGCTGGTCTTGTTGCCCACATCAGCATTGTAGCCTGTGGTGGGAGCATCGTTCATGCGGATGGTGCACTCAGCCCCGTCGATGACCGTGCCCACGTGGGTGCCCAGGAGGTGGCTGGAGCTGGTGACAATGACGCATTGGTGGCAGCGGGCAGTCAGGGTCTGGTGATGACAAGTGCCGTCAGCAGGTGACTTTTGGTGTCACCGTGGACAGGGTACCGTTCCCTGCGGAGCCACTGTCCTCGGGAGGGGACAGTTTGGCTGGATGCCAGCAGAGGGACAGACCCTGTGTCACCGCCCAGGcccggccctgctgcccagcccgTACCTTGTTCCCGCAGACAGGCAGGTACCCGCTTTTCACCCCCCACTTCTTGAGGTCGGGGGGCCGGCGGGCTCTGCCCCGCAGGCGGCTGTAGGGGAAGACCTCGCTCCCGTTGCCGGAGCTGTAGATGATCAGCAACATGATCAGGGCAAAGAGGACCCCCAGGGCGGCGGCGCGCTGGCTCTGCGGGCGGGGGAGAGCATCAGCCGCTGCCCCCCAGCATCCACCCCACTCCCAAGGCATCTCCAGCAGGAtgcctgctgtccccaggaggtCCCCGAGGTGTTTTTCTGGCACTCACCGTGCTGCCACTCATGTCTCCGTGCCAGCCTCAGCGCACAGCGATCGCCGGCGTCCCGCGAGCACCTGCAAGGCATGTGGtcacccccagcctggcccatcgtccccaggctgctggggtaCAGGATCAGGTGTACACGGGACGAGTCTCCAGGTCCCCCTCTGAAGAGGAGAACAATCCCCCAGAATTtatgaagggaaaagaaaagaaatgctgttGACAGAGGTTGGGCAGACTCCGGGGTGTGGAAAAGCCAAACCCAGCCGCAACTTATGCCTGGGGAATCCCCACATTAAGCTGGGTCCAGGGAGGATTATCCTCCCCTCGTGGGGATGAAACCACTCAAACCGCAGGTTTAGGGAGGGTCAACCTGCTGCTCGTGCAGTGAAATTCCATTAAAACCACCGCCACAGGAGCTTTGGATCAGGAGGGAATGGAAGGAAGTGAGACCTACCCCACTCAGTGCATGCATGGGATTGCATCCAGCAGACCTGCAGGGACCTCTCCAGCCCCGGAACCCTCTCTAACTTCCACTCAAAGTGGACTGACCCAGTTTAGTCTTGGGAGCCCTGGTTAGTGAGCCCCAGCCATTCCTGGAGCGCTCCAAGCAAATGGAAATTAGAAACCACTGAAGCCTTTTTACTAATTGTCACAAGGAAAATTATGCAACAGCTTGAGATCAACCCCTGGGGGGAGCTGACACCTCGAAACGCTCTCAGGGCCGGCGGTGGTGCCAGAAGGTACCAGCCTGCCCGGGGAGCCCAGGCCATGGCCCGCGTGGTGATGCTGAGGGGCTTCGTCGTGCAAAGGCTGGGGACGGctgtgggaccccccctcccgGACCCCACTTCGCTCCCTCCATAGCTCTCGGGCCATGTGGAACCCCGCGGCCTCACCTGCCGGGGGCTCTCATGAGGAGTCCGTCACCTCCTGCgccccgcgggcggcgggcgctgccTGGCCCCTGCAGCGGGCTCGGCCATGGCCGGGACCGGGGCTCACATTGCGGCTCTGCGGGAGAAGGCTGCTTCAGACCCAGCCCCCCTCCTCCGCCGGGGATCTCCCAGCCCCGGATGCGAACCCTCCCGCCCTCCGGGAAGGGAAAACCCGCGCGGCCCGGGGTGCGAACCTCCCGCCACTCCTACGCGCGAGTCGTCCCCCGCCCCGGGGAGCGTCCCCCCACCACCGGCAGCGGCCGCGGCGACACGGGAGGGAGCCGGACCCTTCCTACCCCTCCATCCCCTGTGCACCGGCCCCGCGGGCAGGGGCCCCTTCCCCGCCCGGCCACGGCGCGTTCCGCCCCTGCACCGGCTGAACGGGCCCGGCGGGGACGCGCGAGGTCCACCGACCGCTCCGGCCCGCAGTGCGCCCCGACACCGCTGCCGGTATTGATACCGCTGCCGATATTGATACCGCTGCCGATATTGATACCGCTGCCGATGCCGCTATCGCTGCCGTTACTGACGCCGCTGCCGATACCGACCGCGCCGCTGCCCCCGCCCAGGCCGGGTCCTAGTGCCGCCCTCCCGGGATGGGCGAGCACCGCCGGGTCCTAGTGCCGCCCTCGCCGGATCGGGAGAGCCGCCGGGAAAGACCGGGACTGATTCCCCGGTCCCCGTGGGCACCGGTGCGGGCAGCGGGGATGgggggcagcgctgcccggcCGTGCCCGCAGCAGCACGCCGCGCCTGAGCCGCTGCCGGGCGCAGCGCATTGCTGGGATGCCGAGGTCTCCCCCGCGCTGGCCCGGCAGCTCAGGGCCCCGCTCTGGGGGGTTTCGTGGCGCAGGGGGAGAGCTCCACcgctggcagggacctgcatcCCTGACGCCTGTCCAGAGCGAttctggctctgctgtgccGGTGATGCCTTGCCCTGCGTAGGGCTGTGGAAGCTGAGGCGGCAGGCAAAGAGCTCCATGGGCTCCtctcctgcactgccctgcaggaagcagccctggcagcacccccaggtcctggACCACTCGTTCCTCACTGCGCCCCAgcatctctgctcctcctctcaTCCCTGGCCCCCCAGACAGCACTGGACCCACCCAAACATGTGGCATGTGCTTACATGTTCAGAGGGCTGCTGTGAGCTCAGGGCCACACACTTGCCCATGGCATGTCCCATCTCTCCAGTGCCCTgtgacagcccagcagcactgagccctgTGGGACTGAGGATCACGCCTCAGACCCATCCTGCATagatgcagctgctgcttcccaaataACCTCAACTGCTTTCAGCACCCTCTTCCATGTTTAGGCTCATCTCTACCCCCTTGTCACCTCCCCCTCTTATTTATAGCCTGGCAGCCTGTGATGAGGTGTTGAGTATCCCCCCTCCCTCACACCATGTCCTGTCCTGCAGCCACAAGGGGCACAGCAAGGGGGCACAGCaaagggcacagccaggggcaccactgaattaaaaacaattttaatggCCACGTTTGCTTTGGTCTGAATCCAAGGACACTTGTGACAAGGCAACTCATAGCCCCAGGGCTTCCCAGCTGAGGGGATGCAGGCACCaagcagcagaaggcagagcCTGGATCCAGCTGCCTGCACCCTACACCCAGCACTGTCCAGAGGGCACAAGTAGGGCAAGGACCACAGTAGAGCTTTGTCCCTGTGAGAGGCACCAGTTTGTGGCCCTGGCGGGGCTGAGCATTTCTGCCCCATGTCCTGCTGGAGTCCAGCAGCATGTCTAATCCTGCATTAAATATTCCTCCTAGTAGAGAGAGCAGAAAACCAGGTCTCTCTGGGTCCATCCAGGCAGGCgtttggagctgctgggactGCATGGGTCCAGCTCATGCCCCCCATGTACCAACAGGGGGTTCCCAGTCCATCCACCAGCTGGGGaaacaggcactgctgctgcagagatggagactccctgctccagggcttgGCAAAAGGTGTCCAACCATGCCACTGGCAGAGCTGAGACATGTTGCTGCAGGATGGAAGCTGCCCTGCCGCCGAGGTTCCTGCCGCCTCACCCCGTGGCTGGCGCCCTACCTGCCTGCCCAGGATGGGTGGTTGAAGACAATGTTCCTCCTCTTGGCCCAGCGGGAGAAGATGGCTTTCTCGGTGATGAAGCGGTGCCCGGCACGGCGAGCTTGCTCGTGCATCAGGTACATCTTGCACTCGTCCAGCCGGCCCTTCTCAAAGTAGTGGTACGGCACGCTGGAGTGGTTcttttccctggcaggaggggacgGGGTGAGTGTGAGACCTGGGGGGACACCGGATCACCCCACACCTGCCCAGCCACCCCCCCACACCTGCAGTAGCTGTCGCTGACCATGCCAAAGACACAGATCTGCTCGCACAGCTCCATGGCCAGGATCATGGTGAACCAGCCCGTGCTCAGGAAGGAGCCGGATTTC
The genomic region above belongs to Vidua macroura isolate BioBank_ID:100142 chromosome 21, ASM2450914v1, whole genome shotgun sequence and contains:
- the ST6GALNAC6 gene encoding alpha-N-acetylgalactosaminide alpha-2,6-sialyltransferase 6, with the protein product MSGSTSQRAAALGVLFALIMLLIIYSSGNGSEVFPYSRLRGRARRPPDLKKWGVKSGYLPVCGNKTLTARCHQCVIVTSSSHLLGTHVGTVIDGAECTIRMNDAPTTGYNADVGNKTSFRVVAHSSLYRVLKRPQEFVNKTPETIFIFWGPPTKMQKSLLKIIQRVCASFPNMTAYVVSPGRMKQFDDLFRGETGKDREKSRSWLSTGWFTMVIAVELCDAIHVYGMVPPSYCGRHPPPRRLPYHYYEPKGPDECTTYIHNERSRRGNHHRFITEKRVFASWAGLYNITFSHPTWT
- the AK1 gene encoding adenylate kinase isoenzyme 1 isoform X1, giving the protein MGSLCQTWPDIPACPEKLKQHKIIFVVGGPGSGKGTQCEKIVQKYGYTHLSTGDLLRAEVSSGSERGKKLQAIMEKGELVPLDTVLDMLRDAMVAKADVSKGFLIDGYPREVKQGEEFEKKIAPPTLLLYVDAGKDTMVKRLLKRGETSGRVDDNEETIKKRLETYYKATEPVIAFYKSRGIVRQLNAEGSVEEVFQQVCTHLDCL
- the AK1 gene encoding adenylate kinase isoenzyme 1 isoform X2, coding for MSAEKLKQHKIIFVVGGPGSGKGTQCEKIVQKYGYTHLSTGDLLRAEVSSGSERGKKLQAIMEKGELVPLDTVLDMLRDAMVAKADVSKGFLIDGYPREVKQGEEFEKKIAPPTLLLYVDAGKDTMVKRLLKRGETSGRVDDNEETIKKRLETYYKATEPVIAFYKSRGIVRQLNAEGSVEEVFQQVCTHLDCL